Part of the Panicum virgatum strain AP13 chromosome 4N, P.virgatum_v5, whole genome shotgun sequence genome is shown below.
TATGTAATATGGTTAATTTGTTGATAGATCTTACTATCACATAACTGAAATAGTGTCACCTATTACAAATCATGATTCATGAAGCATCTGAGTTCTCCATGACCTTATTTCATATAAAACACAGTATTCAGTACAACATCCTGAAACGCATATATAATAAGTACGTAGTACAATGATACACATCTCAATACTTATATATTTACACGTAATTCCGGAGATCAAATTACTTAGCTGTCCAATTGTTCCGATATAATAATCATCATTATTGTAGATCTTAAGATAATATTTCTATATGAGGTATTATGTTTGATTAATTGCATCATCACTTCCATGGATCAACTTGGGTGCTGGATGTTGACGTTGACGCATAGTCAGTAGCCACCTCTTGCTTCTCATTGACCTGAATAATATCTCCTTCGTCAGTATAATCTACACCCTTTGTTGCATCATGACTAAGTTGAGATGCAACAAACTTGTCTAGAACTCTCCAATCGGTGACTTGGTCGACTGCATCATCCATGAGCTGAACATGCTGGTGAGCATGGTGGTGCAAATTTATTTGATGATCTGGTGAGACCAACAAGGAATGGAGGGAAGGACTCTCTAGCTCGTGAGGAATGGTGTTGAGAACATGATGGCTTGACATTTGGAATTGTAGCTTCAGCTCCCTCTTGTAGGTGTTGTTCAGCATTTGGAGGTGCTGTTCTTGCAGCTGTGACATGGCGTGATGTGGCGGCATTCTGTTCATGGGGGAGTTAAGGTCATGCATGAAGGGTCCATCCTCATCAACATACCAGCATGGTGCATCATGGTCTGATTCTCTTCTTGTTGTTGGTAGTCGCTTTTTGAACACCCTACATACTACCCATCCTTCTTCCTGAAATACAGACGGTGCATGTTGAAAATGTAATTAGTAATTTAGTAGAATTTGCTATGCACTTagacataatatatatctagagGATGCATAGGAAAAATTATTCACCTAGAAAAactaaaatgactaataatttgggatggagggagtagtatgcAGTTGACTTAGAGCAGTCCTATTTTTAGGATGAACGTTGAGATGCAATAAGCTTGAGTAGACTGTATCCTTGGAAAGTAATACTGTCGGTGGTCATTTTTGTTCATGATATTCTGATATGCAGGTAAAGCTGGTTGCAATGATCGAGTAACGACGACAACTGAGAACT
Proteins encoded:
- the LOC120670914 gene encoding NAC domain-containing protein 105-like is translated as MGMSSTQAQTTQQLVPPGFRFHPTDEELVDYYLRKKVASRRIDLNVIKDVDLYKIEPWDLQEKCRLGGPGEEEQNEWYFFSHKDKKYPTGTRTNRATAAGFWKATGRDKPIYANKQRQLVGMRKTLVYYKGRAPNGHKSDWIMHEYRLETNENSPPQEEGWVVCRVFKKRLPTTRRESDHDAPCWYVDEDGPFMHDLNSPMNRMPPHHAMSQLQEQHLQMLNNTYKRELKLQFQMSSHHVLNTIPHELESPSLHSLLVSPDHQINLHHHAHQHVQLMDDAVDQVTDWRVLDKFVASQLSHDATKGVDYTDEGDIIQVNEKQEVATDYASTSTSSTQVDPWK